Proteins from a genomic interval of Stigmatopora nigra isolate UIUO_SnigA chromosome 19, RoL_Snig_1.1, whole genome shotgun sequence:
- the LOC144212819 gene encoding cornifelin homolog B-like, which translates to MTSKMVVRQPAPVMVHQESNQWGSGICDCCDDVPMCCFACWCCPCFMCMTTKKYGECLCLPLVDCLVSPIVHPVTMTTRYSMRQLYGIRGSMSNDCLLSTFCVSCVWCQMAREMKERSIQIVLVNKHTKNLA; encoded by the exons ATGACGTCCAAAATGGTGGTTAGGCAGCCTGCGCCCGTCATGGTGCACCAAGAGTCTAACCAGTGGGGCAGCGGAATCTGTGATTGTTGCGACGACGTTCCCATGT GCTGCTTCGCATGCTGGTGTTGTCCTTGCTTCATGTGTATGACGACGAAGAAGTATGGCGAGTGCCTCTGCCTTCCCCTGGTGGATTGTCTGGTCAGCCCCATCGTGCACCCTGTCACTATGACCACCAGATATTCCATGCGCCAGCTGTACGGCATACGG GGGTCCATGTCCAACGACTGCCTGTTATCCACCTTTTGTGTATCGTGCGTGTGGTGCCAGATGGCACGCGAGATGAAGGAGCGCTCCATCCAAATCGTGCTTGTTAACAAACACACCAAGAACTTAGCCTGA